A part of Pectobacterium cacticida genomic DNA contains:
- a CDS encoding response regulator has protein sequence MQHTEHFDVLIVEDESKLGNIHAEFIEKNFNLRVVGIAATLFEARKLLQQYKPRLILLDNYLPDGEGVSLIESQLLKGMNCSVIFITAASDMNTCAQAIRCGAFDYIIKPLSYPRLRSSLERFIQFVKTQHTYKVVDQQNVDILYHLQSSGAIPSSSTKGIEENTLGLIQQIFADDGGNTLYSVDDIVEKTGLSKTTARRYLEYCVENQFLDIEMRYGKIGHPRRLYRAKSLR, from the coding sequence ATGCAGCACACTGAGCATTTCGATGTCTTAATTGTTGAAGATGAGAGTAAGCTGGGCAATATTCATGCTGAATTTATTGAAAAAAATTTCAATCTGCGTGTCGTGGGAATCGCCGCCACGCTGTTTGAAGCGAGGAAACTCCTTCAGCAATACAAACCACGCCTCATACTGCTTGATAACTATTTGCCCGACGGCGAGGGCGTTTCACTGATCGAAAGTCAACTGCTTAAGGGGATGAATTGTTCCGTTATTTTCATTACCGCCGCCAGCGATATGAATACCTGTGCTCAGGCGATTCGCTGCGGCGCTTTTGACTATATTATCAAGCCGCTATCCTATCCCCGACTACGCTCTTCACTTGAGCGATTTATTCAATTCGTAAAAACCCAACATACCTATAAAGTTGTCGATCAGCAAAATGTCGATATTCTTTACCACTTACAGTCATCGGGGGCGATACCGTCATCTTCAACAAAAGGCATTGAGGAAAATACGTTGGGGCTAATCCAACAGATATTTGCTGACGATGGTGGCAATACGCTTTATTCAGTCGATGATATTGTAGAAAAAACCGGGCTGAGTAAAACGACGGCTCGTCGCTATTTGGAATATTGCGTTGAAAATCAGTTTCTCGATATCGAAATGCGTTACGGGAAAATTGGCCATCCGCGTCGACTCTACCGCGCAAAATCTTTACGTTAA
- a CDS encoding ATP-binding protein — MRLRFSFHIKLFIYLIVFFSSLLLMAGVYYYHDIDKQLYSELGTRAQVQAREIAIIPTLVESVKSKNIKRIYALAQQLKHRSDASYIVIGDNHAHHLFHSEYAENDKLIGTQMVGGDNFDVLAGKSVVTVRHGSIGISLRSKAPIIADGQVIGIVSVGYLKTHIDSLTFNKLLHILLAILAMFVALFLFSWWFSRNVKKQMFGLEPLEIRLLVRQQKALLESLYEGVIAIDKQHRIAAINHAAKEILGISDPSHLLRGKPVDSVISPVPFFSSEAMWNSDTHDAVCRFNHATVIASRVRIMLEGELQGWVISFRSKNDIHTLSMQLSQVKRYANSLRILRHEQLNWTATLAGLLHLKRYDEAIKYIEAQSESAQVVLDFVSHRFCSPALCGLLLGKYATAREKGLEIVFDPRCQLTRMPTSLSETELMSIIGNVVDNAMEATLAANAPHYPIEVYIHNSEHELVIEVADRGTGIDPALADNLFQMGVTSKTEGDHGLGLYLVASYVNQAQGIVEVSANQPTGSVFSLFIPLSSH, encoded by the coding sequence ATGAGATTAAGATTTTCCTTTCACATCAAATTATTTATCTATTTGATTGTCTTCTTCTCTTCATTGCTGCTAATGGCTGGTGTTTATTATTATCATGATATCGATAAGCAGTTATATTCTGAGCTGGGTACGCGGGCACAGGTACAGGCTAGGGAAATTGCTATTATCCCTACTCTGGTCGAGTCGGTAAAAAGCAAGAACATCAAACGGATATATGCGCTCGCGCAACAATTGAAACACCGTAGCGATGCCAGTTATATCGTCATTGGCGATAATCATGCACACCACCTGTTTCACTCCGAATATGCGGAAAATGATAAGCTTATTGGCACGCAAATGGTCGGGGGTGATAATTTTGACGTATTAGCTGGGAAAAGTGTGGTGACCGTACGCCACGGCAGCATCGGTATCTCGTTGCGCAGTAAAGCGCCCATCATCGCGGATGGTCAGGTCATCGGTATTGTTTCTGTTGGCTACCTGAAAACCCACATTGATAGCCTGACGTTTAATAAACTGCTCCACATTCTGCTGGCGATTCTGGCGATGTTCGTCGCGCTGTTTCTCTTTTCCTGGTGGTTTTCACGCAATGTCAAGAAACAGATGTTTGGCCTTGAACCCCTTGAGATTCGCCTGTTGGTCAGGCAGCAGAAGGCGCTATTAGAATCGCTCTATGAAGGGGTGATTGCAATCGATAAACAACATCGTATTGCCGCCATTAACCATGCCGCCAAAGAGATACTTGGGATAAGTGATCCTTCCCATCTATTGCGCGGCAAGCCGGTAGATAGCGTTATAAGCCCGGTGCCTTTTTTTTCCAGCGAGGCGATGTGGAATAGCGACACCCACGATGCCGTTTGCCGCTTTAACCATGCCACGGTAATTGCCAGTCGTGTACGGATCATGCTGGAAGGTGAGCTTCAGGGCTGGGTTATCAGTTTCCGCAGTAAAAACGATATCCATACGCTAAGCATGCAACTCAGCCAGGTAAAGCGTTACGCAAACAGCCTGCGCATCCTGCGCCATGAACAATTAAACTGGACGGCAACGCTGGCAGGACTGCTGCATCTAAAACGCTATGATGAGGCTATCAAATATATAGAGGCACAGTCAGAAAGCGCGCAGGTGGTGCTGGACTTTGTTTCCCACCGTTTCTGCTCGCCCGCGCTCTGCGGGCTGCTACTGGGCAAATACGCGACGGCGCGTGAAAAAGGGCTTGAGATTGTTTTCGATCCGCGCTGTCAGCTCACTCGGATGCCAACCAGCCTAAGTGAAACCGAACTGATGTCTATCATTGGCAATGTGGTGGATAACGCAATGGAAGCGACATTAGCCGCCAACGCACCGCATTATCCTATCGAAGTGTATATCCACAATAGTGAACATGAGCTGGTTATCGAAGTCGCCGATCGAGGGACGGGGATCGATCCAGCACTTGCTGACAACCTCTTTCAAATGGGGGTCACCAGTAAAACGGAAGGCGATCACGGGTTGGGATTATATCTGGTCGCGAGTTACGTTAATCAGGCGCAGGGAATCGTAGAAGTCTCGGCTAACCAGCCGACGGGGAGCGTATTTTCTCTCTTTATACCGTTATCCTCGCACTAA
- a CDS encoding 2-hydroxycarboxylate transporter family protein produces the protein MSTTDDSYIVANNEAATKRPLKEKWWHVLDTYKVGIIPVPLFVLAGILIGIDCLSGTLPSDIVVMVATLAFFGFACGEFGKRLPIVGKMGAAAICATFIPSAMVHYGLLPDVVVESTTRFYKSTNILYLYICCIIVGSIMSMNRQTLIQGFLRIFFPMLCGEITGMLVGMAVGIALGLDPFHIFFFLILPIMAGGVGEGAIPLSIGYATILHMEQGVALGRILPIVMLGGLTAIVLAGTLNQLGKRYPHLTGEGELMPNKGNDLGDSGSHATSSGLSGKMDVTTIASGALLAILLYMVGMLGHKMVGLPAPVGMLFAAVLVKLVHGASPRMLEGSQVVYKFFQTSVTYPILFAVGVAITPWQELVDAFTIQNILVIISTVLTLVVTGFFVGKKIGMHPIDVAIVSCCQSGQGGTGDVAILTAGNRMVLMPFAQIATRIGGAINVSISLLVLANFLV, from the coding sequence ATGAGTACGACAGATGATTCATATATTGTGGCGAATAATGAGGCTGCTACGAAGCGTCCATTAAAGGAAAAATGGTGGCATGTTCTGGATACCTATAAAGTGGGTATTATTCCTGTGCCACTTTTTGTGTTGGCGGGTATCTTAATCGGCATCGATTGTCTGAGCGGCACGTTGCCGAGCGATATCGTAGTGATGGTTGCAACGCTCGCCTTCTTTGGGTTTGCCTGTGGCGAGTTCGGCAAGCGCCTGCCGATCGTTGGCAAAATGGGCGCGGCAGCGATTTGTGCAACGTTTATCCCTTCTGCGATGGTGCATTACGGGCTCTTGCCGGATGTTGTCGTTGAATCCACAACCCGGTTCTATAAGAGCACCAATATTCTGTATCTCTACATCTGCTGCATTATTGTCGGCAGCATTATGAGCATGAACCGGCAGACGTTAATCCAGGGTTTCCTGCGTATTTTCTTTCCCATGCTGTGCGGAGAGATCACCGGTATGTTGGTCGGGATGGCGGTGGGTATTGCACTGGGGCTGGATCCGTTTCACATCTTCTTCTTCCTCATTTTGCCGATTATGGCGGGTGGCGTCGGGGAAGGTGCGATTCCCTTATCCATCGGCTACGCGACAATACTGCATATGGAGCAAGGCGTGGCACTGGGGCGTATCCTGCCTATCGTCATGCTGGGGGGACTAACGGCAATTGTTCTTGCTGGCACATTGAATCAACTAGGTAAACGTTACCCGCATCTGACCGGCGAAGGCGAATTGATGCCGAATAAAGGCAATGACCTGGGGGACAGTGGGAGCCACGCTACATCATCCGGCCTCAGCGGTAAGATGGACGTAACAACGATTGCCTCCGGTGCCCTGCTAGCCATTCTACTGTATATGGTGGGGATGCTGGGGCACAAAATGGTTGGCCTGCCAGCGCCGGTTGGCATGCTATTCGCCGCGGTGTTAGTCAAGCTGGTGCATGGGGCTTCACCGAGAATGCTCGAAGGTTCTCAAGTGGTTTACAAGTTCTTCCAGACTTCGGTGACGTATCCCATTTTGTTTGCCGTGGGGGTAGCTATCACGCCGTGGCAGGAATTGGTTGATGCATTTACGATTCAAAATATCCTGGTCATTATTTCAACGGTGCTGACGTTGGTCGTTACCGGTTTCTTTGTGGGGAAAAAGATTGGTATGCACCCCATTGATGTCGCCATTGTTTCCTGCTGCCAAAGTGGGCAGGGCGGGACGGGAGACGTGGCGATCCTTACTGCGGGCAATCGTATGGTGCTGATGCCATTTGCGCAGATTGCCACGCGTATTGGTGGGGCGATTAACGTCTCAATTTCATTATTGGTGCTCGCTAATTTCTTAGTCTGA
- a CDS encoding fumarylacetoacetate hydrolase family protein codes for MKFASYRHNGKDSYGIYTSAGLIDLGSKIGRRYPDLKALLAQNALSVAQEFSLNKPDIPVADVTFLPVITAPGKILCVGMNYAAKRQEFNEQDPAPTLFVRFADSQTGHATPIIKPYYSNEFDYEGELAVIIGTGGQNISQNNALSHVAGYSCYMDGSARDWQHSWFTAGKNWQKTGAFGPCLTTRDEIPDPHRLSIRTYLNGRMVQDDNTGNMIHKIAELIEYISTFTPLSAGDVIITGSPGGVGKKRNPPLFMKAGDCIEVEIEHVGHLRNTIVDAAKPQVLMSAAAEAAMH; via the coding sequence ATGAAATTTGCAAGCTATCGTCATAACGGTAAAGACAGTTATGGCATTTATACGTCAGCGGGATTAATTGACCTTGGTAGTAAAATTGGTCGTCGTTATCCCGATTTGAAAGCACTGTTGGCGCAAAATGCTTTATCTGTTGCGCAGGAGTTCAGCCTGAATAAGCCGGATATTCCTGTCGCAGATGTCACGTTTTTACCCGTTATTACCGCGCCAGGAAAAATTTTGTGCGTGGGAATGAATTATGCGGCTAAACGTCAGGAATTTAACGAGCAAGATCCTGCGCCAACGTTATTTGTCCGCTTTGCCGATTCGCAAACGGGGCATGCGACACCGATCATCAAACCGTATTATTCCAACGAGTTTGATTATGAAGGTGAGTTGGCCGTTATTATCGGTACAGGGGGGCAAAATATTTCGCAGAATAACGCACTCTCTCATGTCGCAGGCTATAGCTGCTATATGGATGGCTCTGCGCGTGATTGGCAACATAGCTGGTTTACCGCAGGAAAAAACTGGCAGAAAACTGGCGCATTCGGCCCTTGTCTCACGACCCGAGATGAAATTCCCGATCCGCACCGGCTGTCGATCCGCACGTATCTGAACGGACGCATGGTACAGGATGACAATACCGGCAACATGATCCACAAAATCGCGGAATTGATTGAATACATCAGCACCTTTACGCCACTGAGTGCGGGCGACGTGATCATTACTGGTTCTCCGGGTGGGGTGGGGAAAAAACGTAATCCGCCGCTGTTTATGAAAGCGGGCGACTGCATTGAAGTGGAAATCGAACACGTCGGACATTTGCGCAACACAATAGTGGATGCGGCGAAGCCGCAAGTATTGATGTCGGCAGCCGCCGAAGCGGCGATGCATTGA
- the citC gene encoding [citrate (pro-3S)-lyase] ligase, with translation MYTNDSIIFDTLDVRLREQDRDAVRQFLAHCQLGMDDDIDTVVVAKQGKRLVACAGLAASTIKCVAVDPEFRHLNLSVQVVNEVVQQAAQRGIFHLFLYTRPDNIAIFRGCGFYPLACYENNAVLMENTPIGIQEYCQSLAALAQPEGLERHANTPIGAIVMNANPFTLGHRYLAEVAAQSCAWLHIFVVREDVSFFPFSERLAMVQRGVEHIPNVTVHAGSPYMISKATFPGYFLKDAALITRAHAALDLIIFRKYIAPTLGITHRFVGTEPFCPVTYQYNQDMRYWLEKDQTVSAPALNVVEIERKRQPSGVAISASEVRKLLKLRQYNRIQDIVPPSTFEHLQHYYQPEYA, from the coding sequence ATGTATACCAATGACTCCATCATTTTTGACACGCTGGATGTACGCCTGCGTGAACAGGATCGGGACGCTGTGCGTCAGTTTCTCGCGCACTGTCAGCTCGGCATGGATGACGACATTGACACGGTTGTGGTCGCTAAGCAGGGCAAGCGCCTGGTTGCCTGCGCGGGGTTGGCGGCCAGCACCATTAAGTGTGTTGCTGTCGATCCGGAATTCAGGCATCTCAATCTGAGTGTGCAGGTGGTCAATGAGGTGGTGCAGCAGGCAGCGCAACGTGGGATTTTTCATCTGTTCCTTTATACCCGGCCAGACAATATAGCTATTTTCCGGGGGTGCGGTTTTTATCCGCTGGCATGTTATGAGAATAACGCGGTACTGATGGAAAACACGCCGATTGGCATCCAAGAATATTGTCAGTCGTTGGCCGCATTGGCGCAGCCTGAGGGTTTGGAGAGGCACGCAAACACGCCGATCGGCGCCATTGTCATGAACGCCAACCCCTTCACGCTAGGTCACCGCTATCTGGCGGAGGTCGCCGCGCAATCCTGCGCTTGGTTACACATTTTCGTCGTACGTGAAGATGTTTCCTTTTTCCCCTTTAGCGAACGTCTGGCGATGGTGCAGCGCGGTGTAGAACATATTCCCAATGTGACGGTTCATGCGGGGTCACCCTATATGATCTCTAAAGCAACGTTTCCGGGCTATTTCCTGAAGGATGCGGCGCTGATCACCCGTGCCCATGCCGCGCTGGATTTAATTATTTTCAGAAAATATATCGCGCCGACGCTCGGTATTACCCATCGCTTTGTCGGCACTGAACCTTTTTGTCCGGTGACCTATCAGTACAACCAGGATATGCGCTATTGGCTGGAGAAGGATCAGACGGTATCTGCCCCAGCGTTAAATGTGGTTGAAATTGAACGTAAACGGCAACCTTCGGGAGTGGCGATCTCCGCTTCGGAGGTCAGAAAATTACTCAAACTTCGGCAGTACAACCGTATTCAGGACATCGTGCCCCCCTCAACCTTTGAGCATTTACAGCACTATTACCAACCCGAATACGCGTAA
- the citD gene encoding citrate lyase acyl carrier protein yields the protein MKIVKESLAGTFESSDLLVKVAPASGKLTVVINSEVMKQFGHQIKQVVNDTLKALGVQEGTIIVDDKGALDCVIRARVQSAVLRASDSQQIAWENLS from the coding sequence ATGAAGATTGTTAAGGAGTCTCTGGCGGGCACCTTTGAATCCAGCGATTTGCTGGTCAAAGTGGCGCCGGCTAGCGGGAAGCTCACCGTGGTCATTAACAGCGAAGTGATGAAACAGTTTGGTCACCAAATCAAACAGGTCGTGAATGACACGCTTAAAGCGCTGGGCGTGCAGGAAGGAACGATCATTGTGGATGACAAGGGCGCACTGGATTGCGTCATCCGCGCGCGGGTTCAAAGCGCGGTACTCCGTGCATCCGATAGCCAGCAGATTGCATGGGAGAATTTATCATGA
- the citE gene encoding citrate (pro-3S)-lyase subunit beta, which yields MNNLRRSMLFLPGANAAMLSNAFIYKPDSIMFDLEDAVSLREKDAARLLVFHALQHPMYRDIETVVRINQLSTPFGLLDLEAAVRGGADVIRLPKTDSTDDVDELERHLVRIEKACGREVGSTRIMAAIESAVGVINAVSIARSSERMIGIALAAFDYVMDMQTERGDGTELFYARCAVLHAARAAGIDAFDVVYSNVNDDAGFLKEVELIRKLGFNGKSLINPRQIELLHNAYAPTQDEVDYSHLVIQAAEEGERAGLGVISLNGKMIDGPIIDHAKSVLKRAQASGVRK from the coding sequence ATGAACAACCTTCGCCGCAGCATGCTCTTCCTTCCCGGCGCGAATGCCGCGATGCTGTCTAATGCGTTTATCTATAAGCCTGACTCCATTATGTTCGATCTGGAGGACGCGGTTTCTCTCCGGGAGAAAGACGCCGCACGTCTGCTGGTTTTTCATGCGTTGCAACACCCCATGTATCGCGATATTGAAACCGTGGTGCGAATCAATCAACTAAGCACGCCATTTGGCCTGCTGGATCTGGAAGCTGCCGTGCGCGGTGGGGCCGATGTTATCCGCCTGCCGAAAACCGATTCCACCGATGATGTGGATGAGTTGGAGCGGCATTTGGTACGCATTGAAAAAGCCTGTGGTCGTGAAGTGGGTTCAACACGCATCATGGCGGCGATTGAATCGGCGGTGGGCGTGATTAATGCCGTATCCATCGCCCGTTCTTCCGAACGCATGATTGGGATTGCCCTGGCGGCGTTTGATTACGTTATGGATATGCAAACGGAACGCGGCGACGGAACGGAACTGTTTTATGCGCGCTGCGCCGTGCTACATGCGGCTCGCGCCGCCGGGATTGATGCTTTCGATGTGGTTTATTCCAATGTCAATGACGATGCGGGTTTCCTGAAAGAAGTTGAACTGATCCGCAAACTTGGGTTCAACGGCAAATCCCTGATTAATCCACGCCAGATTGAACTATTACACAACGCCTACGCGCCGACTCAAGATGAAGTCGACTATTCCCATTTGGTCATTCAGGCCGCGGAAGAGGGCGAACGCGCGGGGTTGGGGGTGATTTCCCTGAATGGGAAAATGATCGATGGGCCGATTATCGACCACGCAAAGAGCGTGTTGAAACGTGCTCAGGCCTCTGGCGTACGCAAATAG
- the citF gene encoding citrate lyase subunit alpha: MSHFIEALQRQYPEQRHLHPFTHANQHTPWLNDVVQKHQRKCCADLEEAIRRSGLKDGMTISFHHHFREGDKVINRVVETLARMGFRDLTLASSSLMSCNAPLIEHIKTGVITRIYTSGMRGKLADAISHGVMKEPVHIHSHGGRVHLLQSGELTIDVAFLGVPCSDEFGNANGIVGKSSCGSLGYAMVDAQFARHVVLLTEALVPFPNMPASIVQDQVDSVVQVDEVGDPAKISVGAARVTSNPRELLIARSAADVIEHAGYFKNGFSIQTGSGAASTACIRFLEERMRQQNIVASFALGGITGGIVDLHEKGLIEKLLDTQCFDANAAASLARNPHHVEISTNVYANPSSKAACCDRLDMVILSALEIDTDFNVNVITGSDGVMRGASGGHCDVATAANLTIVVAPLIRSRIPTVVRQVTTRVTPGESIDVLVTDHGIAVNPTRPEVAERLQQAGLNVMPIEALYQRAIALVGEPRAIAFHDRIVGVIRYRDGSVIDVVRQVKDADE; encoded by the coding sequence ATGAGTCACTTTATTGAAGCACTACAAAGACAGTACCCCGAACAACGCCATCTGCACCCTTTTACGCACGCAAATCAGCATACGCCGTGGCTAAATGATGTAGTACAAAAGCATCAACGTAAATGCTGCGCGGATCTGGAAGAAGCGATTCGTCGCAGCGGACTAAAAGATGGCATGACCATCTCTTTCCATCACCACTTTCGCGAAGGCGATAAAGTGATCAACCGCGTAGTTGAGACGCTGGCCCGCATGGGGTTTCGCGATCTCACGCTGGCTTCCAGTTCCTTAATGAGTTGTAACGCGCCGCTGATCGAGCATATTAAAACCGGTGTGATCACGCGGATTTATACCTCGGGAATGCGTGGCAAACTGGCTGATGCCATTTCTCACGGGGTAATGAAAGAACCGGTACACATTCATTCTCATGGTGGTCGAGTGCATTTGCTGCAAAGCGGTGAACTGACCATCGACGTCGCCTTTCTGGGGGTGCCGTGCAGTGACGAATTTGGTAATGCTAATGGTATCGTTGGCAAATCCAGTTGCGGTTCACTGGGGTATGCCATGGTCGACGCGCAGTTTGCCCGCCATGTGGTGTTGCTGACCGAAGCGCTGGTGCCATTCCCTAACATGCCTGCCAGCATCGTCCAGGATCAGGTGGATAGTGTCGTTCAGGTCGATGAAGTTGGCGACCCGGCCAAAATCAGCGTGGGAGCGGCGCGTGTGACCAGCAACCCGCGTGAATTACTGATTGCCCGTTCCGCGGCTGATGTGATTGAGCATGCTGGTTATTTTAAAAACGGCTTTTCTATCCAGACCGGTTCCGGTGCGGCCTCGACCGCCTGTATCCGTTTTCTTGAAGAAAGAATGCGCCAACAAAATATCGTGGCAAGCTTCGCTCTCGGCGGCATCACTGGTGGCATTGTCGATCTACATGAGAAGGGGTTAATTGAGAAACTGTTGGATACCCAGTGTTTTGACGCTAATGCCGCCGCATCGCTGGCAAGGAATCCCCATCATGTAGAAATTTCCACCAACGTTTATGCCAACCCCAGTTCGAAAGCGGCTTGTTGCGATCGGTTGGATATGGTGATTCTCAGTGCGTTGGAAATCGACACCGATTTTAATGTTAACGTGATTACCGGCTCGGACGGCGTGATGCGTGGGGCTTCCGGTGGGCACTGTGATGTTGCGACGGCAGCGAATCTGACCATAGTGGTTGCGCCATTGATCCGCAGCCGTATCCCGACCGTGGTGCGCCAAGTCACAACGCGCGTGACGCCGGGAGAAAGTATCGATGTATTGGTGACCGATCACGGCATTGCCGTCAATCCGACTCGTCCAGAGGTCGCAGAACGTTTGCAACAGGCTGGGCTAAATGTCATGCCAATTGAGGCACTGTATCAACGTGCCATCGCGCTGGTGGGGGAACCACGCGCTATTGCGTTTCACGATCGTATCGTTGGCGTTATTCGCTATCGCGACGGCAGTGTGATTGACGTCGTGCGCCAGGTTAAAGACGCCGACGAATAA
- the citX gene encoding citrate lyase holo-[acyl-carrier protein] synthase has protein sequence MTEAVSISLAALLAAKDRRAVRQQAWLTQHGATLVSLTLVTPGPIKDSGRYRQVMTEAIASFASLCQARGWTVLAQQTFWLVTGPEALWALSDDALSVKAATAALEDSHALGRLWDFDIFSREEGLLGRSRLARRGRRCLVCEQEAHACSRSRRHALPELLKHIEDMTNDYFAPV, from the coding sequence ATGACGGAAGCCGTTTCCATTTCGTTGGCAGCGCTACTCGCGGCGAAGGATCGCCGCGCAGTGCGTCAACAAGCGTGGCTTACGCAACATGGCGCAACGCTGGTGTCACTGACGCTAGTGACGCCGGGGCCGATAAAAGATAGCGGACGCTATCGGCAGGTGATGACTGAAGCTATCGCGTCTTTCGCCTCGCTATGTCAGGCGCGAGGTTGGACGGTGTTGGCGCAGCAGACATTCTGGCTGGTCACGGGGCCAGAAGCGCTGTGGGCGCTCTCTGACGACGCGCTGTCGGTGAAAGCCGCAACCGCCGCGCTGGAAGATAGCCATGCGCTGGGGCGGCTATGGGATTTTGACATCTTCAGCCGTGAAGAGGGGCTGCTCGGTCGATCGAGACTGGCGCGCCGTGGGCGCCGTTGCCTGGTCTGCGAACAAGAGGCCCATGCCTGTAGCCGCTCTCGTCGTCATGCGCTGCCCGAATTGCTGAAGCACATTGAGGACATGACTAATGATTACTTTGCGCCAGTTTGA
- the citG gene encoding triphosphoribosyl-dephospho-CoA synthase CitG, whose amino-acid sequence MITLRQFDRVRAGVPPRVISIRNNKRHSLPDIDQRVAQALTMEVMLTPKPGLVDRANNGSHRDMDIVLFQASIQAIAPWFRQFTEAGYQYADVALTQLLSLVRPIGVACEQAMFSATKGVNTHKGGIFAFGLLCSAAGWLAGRGERITQHSLCDSVAGMCHDLVRSELEIGCDAVTAGESIYQRYGLTGARGEAASGFNTVCQFALPTLRRAIAAGEEETALLQTLVALMAHNPDTNVVARGGMEGLVFVQRYAQQLLMAPLDRNALAKMDEALIARNLSPGGSADLLALTWLLHLYPIE is encoded by the coding sequence ATGATTACTTTGCGCCAGTTTGACCGGGTCCGGGCAGGCGTGCCGCCTCGTGTCATCTCGATTAGGAATAACAAACGCCATTCGTTACCGGATATTGACCAGCGAGTGGCGCAGGCGCTGACGATGGAAGTGATGTTGACGCCAAAGCCTGGTCTCGTAGATCGCGCGAATAATGGTTCCCATCGCGACATGGACATTGTTCTGTTTCAGGCAAGTATTCAGGCGATTGCGCCCTGGTTCCGACAGTTTACCGAAGCGGGATATCAGTACGCTGATGTAGCGTTAACGCAATTATTGTCTCTGGTGCGTCCTATTGGCGTTGCCTGCGAACAGGCGATGTTTTCCGCCACGAAAGGTGTGAATACCCATAAAGGCGGAATCTTTGCATTTGGTTTGCTGTGTTCGGCTGCAGGCTGGTTGGCGGGTCGGGGGGAGCGCATCACGCAGCACAGCCTGTGCGACAGCGTTGCCGGCATGTGTCACGATCTGGTACGCAGTGAGCTAGAGATCGGTTGTGATGCAGTGACTGCGGGGGAATCTATCTATCAGCGGTATGGCCTGACGGGGGCGAGGGGAGAAGCGGCCAGTGGTTTTAACACCGTATGTCAGTTCGCTTTGCCTACGTTGCGACGGGCTATAGCCGCCGGGGAGGAGGAAACCGCATTGTTGCAGACGCTGGTTGCCCTGATGGCGCACAACCCTGACACCAATGTCGTTGCCCGCGGCGGTATGGAGGGGTTGGTGTTTGTGCAACGTTATGCACAGCAATTGTTGATGGCGCCACTGGATCGGAACGCGCTGGCCAAGATGGATGAAGCGCTGATTGCCAGAAACCTTAGCCCTGGGGGCAGTGCCGATTTGCTGGCATTAACCTGGTTGTTGCACCTTTATCCTATTGAGTGA
- a CDS encoding flagellar brake protein: MRAVNDDLKEQYVKRNKLAICATLRELKKNDTSLMVHHSRGQFISKILDVEPDNNLFIFDLGGIERENSRALYAGTLSFLAEPAGAKVEFNAEILKTITYDGLPAFSALIPERLYLIQRRTYFRINTPLWPPLTCRGELPDESTFQFTIKDLSLGGLSLYTDQDTTGLLAEGDIIRRVEMDLAEHGVYCVDLAFVGQAKVKLVDNKGELKMMSRLSFKFISLSAEQERDLQQVIFELERVQNEKKKRFQAL; the protein is encoded by the coding sequence ATGAGAGCGGTGAATGATGATTTGAAAGAGCAGTATGTTAAGCGCAATAAATTAGCTATCTGCGCAACGTTACGGGAATTAAAGAAGAATGATACCTCTCTGATGGTTCATCATTCTCGCGGTCAGTTCATCAGCAAAATTCTTGATGTTGAACCTGATAATAATCTGTTTATCTTTGATTTAGGCGGCATTGAACGAGAAAACAGCCGCGCATTATACGCGGGCACACTGTCCTTTCTGGCCGAACCGGCCGGTGCAAAAGTTGAATTTAACGCAGAAATTCTGAAAACCATAACCTACGATGGTTTACCCGCCTTCAGTGCACTGATTCCTGAACGTCTTTATCTTATCCAGCGTAGAACCTATTTCCGCATCAACACGCCGTTGTGGCCACCGTTGACCTGTCGTGGCGAATTGCCGGATGAAAGCACTTTCCAGTTCACGATCAAAGATCTCTCGCTTGGAGGATTGAGTCTGTATACCGATCAGGATACGACTGGCCTACTGGCCGAAGGGGATATTATTCGTCGCGTAGAAATGGATCTGGCCGAACACGGCGTTTACTGTGTGGATTTAGCGTTTGTCGGTCAGGCAAAGGTAAAGCTTGTTGATAACAAGGGCGAGCTGAAGATGATGTCGCGCTTAAGTTTCAAGTTTATTTCGCTGAGTGCCGAACAAGAACGGGATCTTCAGCAGGTGATTTTTGAGTTGGAAAGAGTGCAAAACGAAAAGAAAAAGCGCTTTCAAGCGTTATAA